A window from Balearica regulorum gibbericeps isolate bBalReg1 chromosome 1, bBalReg1.pri, whole genome shotgun sequence encodes these proteins:
- the SPICE1 gene encoding spindle and centriole-associated protein 1 isoform X3, which translates to MSLLRGPRPRAAGRKGPRRPAAMVRRDWDSTVHDLTVHRATPEDILRRHEIHKSKNKVLAHLELQEKALKRKWKKQKQLAADSSEKRKLTLMREALNEVEEEVLSIYQSEDGHRDSLNFKSSINSGRLLQLLREENSLVNSQLWAEKDMRKTTLSQESNVPLTPTTVSPSLDQSALNDTSVVKRIHSRLQNEDEEETVDSTYTVRQVLNPNSRKQKQIAAKMKRKQTAHNFARQRRDDSPANSIPIDLRRDNKSSLDVLNRMMHEVEHELEEYERCTGREVQKTERSEGLTGFTLSLVNALCRLMRYLKESEMQLREKEMMRQQHEEMLNEHRELIDALTAEILLVREENSTIQKKLQQYMMVTDEQLISLTEAYKGLLLVEPRREQSPNNFGIASKGPVNGQEKPDLSNFEPRTDAGNRENMLQFPQEELPFKFSLRPGASGGAGTGRSLPAHIFQPAVLLSPPRQKSNQELSPLQNELTAISQSPENIEREPCKERSSPSSLGTQSTTKENCLISQRQPVPPADKDLESSHEKISLSCPGDTRKNSTAEELFQNSDLLGQIAELTRQNSLIKAQLSKFRGFSEDTSDCLHQPDPKRNASPSPDSSQGQTHLVVTKSLEERIAELNRQSTEARDKLLQLIDQQKLAAADMVPPMTSPVLPPSLNYTENARRTIEVSLPMAVAMDSSKEDSVSPASMTSIRRSVGDSSKPCSPLSATSESVKITPVSQRPKHLHALELGTSDSLSLVAPENFKFLIPDVQREEYTTARCFHGELQAVEKQKEEGWFALSMHIM; encoded by the exons aTGTCGCTGCTGCGCGGGCCGCGGCCCCGGGCCGCCGGCAGGAAGGGCCCCAGGAGGCCGGCGGCGATGGTTAGGCGGGACTGGGAC AGTACTGTCCATGATTTGACAGTCCACCGTGCGACTCCTGAGGACATA CTGCGTCGCCACGAAATACACAAATCAAAAAACAAAGTACTTGCACATCTGGAATTGCaagagaaagcactgaaaagaaaatggaagaagcaAAAACAACTGGCTGCTGATTCCTCCGAGAAAAGGAAATTGACTCTGATGCGTGAG GCTCTTAATGAAGTGGAAGAAGAAGTATTATCAATCTATCAATCAGAAGATGGACACCGTGACTCTCTGAATTTCAAATCCAGCATCAATTCTGGCAG GCTACTTCAGTTactgagagaagaaaattccTTGGTGAATTCTCAGCTATGGGCTGAAAAGGATATGAGAAAAACTACCTTATCACAGGAATCAAATGTGCCCTTGACTCCAACAACTGTTTCTCCATCATTGGATCAGTCAG CCCTCAATGATACCAGTGTAGTCAAAAGAATCCATTCAAGACTTCAgaatgaagatgaagaagagaCTGTAGACTCCACTTACACTGTGAGACAAGTGCTGAACCCGAActcaaggaaacaaaagcaaattgcAGCAAAAA tgaaaagaaaacaaactgcacaCAACTTTGCAAGGCAGAGGAGAGATGATTCTCCAGCTAATTCAATCCCCATTGACCTTCGGAGAGACAACAAATCCAGCCTAGATGTTCTCAACCGCATGATGCATGAAGTGGAGCATGAATTGGAGGAATATGAGCGATGTACGGGTCGTGAGGTTCAAAAGACTGAGAGAAGTGAAGGCCTTACTGGGTTTACCTTGTCACTGGTGAACGCTCTCTGTCGTTTGATGCGCTACCTCAAAGAG AGTGAAATGCAACTGCGTGAGAAAGAGATGATGAGACAGCAGCATGAGGAGATGTTGAATGAACACAGAGAACTGATTGATGCTCTGACTGCAGAAATACTTCTagtgagggaagaaaacagtacTATACAG AAGAAGCTTCAGCAATACATGATGGTAACAGATGAACAGCTCATCTCTCTCACAGAAGCATATAAAGGCCTCCTGTTGGTAGAACCTAGAAGAGAACAAAGTCCAAACAATTTTGGAATTGCAAGCAAAGGTCCGGTGAATGGCCAAG aaaaaccTGATTTGAGCAATTTTGAGCCCAGGACTGATGCAGGCAACAGGGAAAATATGCTGCAATTCCCACAGGAAGAACTTCCTTTCAAGTTTTCCCTGAGACCAGGAGCCTCAGGTGGTGCAGGAACTGGTAGAAGCTTGCCAGCTCACATCttccagccagctgtgctgttgTCACCCCCCCGGCAGAAGAGCAATCAGGAATTGTCTCCCCTCCAGAATG AGTTAACAGCCATTTCTCAGTCTCCTGAAAACATCGAAAGAGAACCGTGCAAGGAAAGGAGTTCACCTTCCTCCCTGGGAACACAGAGCACAACTAAAGAAAACTGCCTCATCTCTCAAAGGCAACCAGTTCCTCCTGCAGACAAAGACTTGGAGAGTTCCCATGAGAAAATCAGTCTGTCCTGCCCAGGTGACACTAGGAAAAACAGCACAGCTGAAGAGTTATTTCAAAACAGTGATCTGCTAGGACAGATAGCTGAGCTCACACGGCAGAACTCTCTAATTAAAGCTCAACTGAGCAAATTCAGAGGCTTCTCTGAAGACACAAGTGACTGCCTACATCAGCCAGACCCAAAACGAAATGCAAGTCCTAGTCCAGACTCTTCACAAGGACAG ACTCATCTTGTGGTAACGAAGAGCTTGGAGGAAAGAATAGCAGAGCTGAATCGTCAGAGTACAGAAGCTCGTGATAAACTGTTGCAGCTAATAGACCAGCAGAAATTAGCTGCTGCCGATATGGTCCCTCCAATGACATCTCCTGTTCTGCCACCATCCCTAAATTATACCG AAAATGCAAGGAGGACAATTGAAGTGTCTCTTCCCATGGCAGTTGCTATGGACAGCTCCAAAGAAGATAGTGTTTCCCCTGCCAGTATGACTAGTATAAGAAG GTCTGTAGGAGACTCTAGCAAACCTTGTTCACCCCTAAGTGCCACATCAGAAAGTGTGAAAATAACTCCTGTCAGCCAAAGACCAAA
- the SPICE1 gene encoding spindle and centriole-associated protein 1 isoform X1, which produces MSLLRGPRPRAAGRKGPRRPAAMVRRDWDSTVHDLTVHRATPEDILRRHEIHKSKNKVLAHLELQEKALKRKWKKQKQLAADSSEKRKLTLMREILSDQYHLQDVLERSDQVMAVAKDLFGDAPRTRTGFPNVTMAPNCDLESSQGPIVQKGHPPTQLSILSESVMDSQALNEVEEEVLSIYQSEDGHRDSLNFKSSINSGRLLQLLREENSLVNSQLWAEKDMRKTTLSQESNVPLTPTTVSPSLDQSALNDTSVVKRIHSRLQNEDEEETVDSTYTVRQVLNPNSRKQKQIAAKMKRKQTAHNFARQRRDDSPANSIPIDLRRDNKSSLDVLNRMMHEVEHELEEYERCTGREVQKTERSEGLTGFTLSLVNALCRLMRYLKESEMQLREKEMMRQQHEEMLNEHRELIDALTAEILLVREENSTIQKKLQQYMMVTDEQLISLTEAYKGLLLVEPRREQSPNNFGIASKGPVNGQEKPDLSNFEPRTDAGNRENMLQFPQEELPFKFSLRPGASGGAGTGRSLPAHIFQPAVLLSPPRQKSNQELSPLQNELTAISQSPENIEREPCKERSSPSSLGTQSTTKENCLISQRQPVPPADKDLESSHEKISLSCPGDTRKNSTAEELFQNSDLLGQIAELTRQNSLIKAQLSKFRGFSEDTSDCLHQPDPKRNASPSPDSSQGQTHLVVTKSLEERIAELNRQSTEARDKLLQLIDQQKLAAADMVPPMTSPVLPPSLNYTENARRTIEVSLPMAVAMDSSKEDSVSPASMTSIRRSVGDSSKPCSPLSATSESVKITPVSQRPKHLHALELGTSDSLSLVAPENFKFLIPDVQREEYTTARCFHGELQAVEKQKEEGWFALSMHIM; this is translated from the exons aTGTCGCTGCTGCGCGGGCCGCGGCCCCGGGCCGCCGGCAGGAAGGGCCCCAGGAGGCCGGCGGCGATGGTTAGGCGGGACTGGGAC AGTACTGTCCATGATTTGACAGTCCACCGTGCGACTCCTGAGGACATA CTGCGTCGCCACGAAATACACAAATCAAAAAACAAAGTACTTGCACATCTGGAATTGCaagagaaagcactgaaaagaaaatggaagaagcaAAAACAACTGGCTGCTGATTCCTCCGAGAAAAGGAAATTGACTCTGATGCGTGAG ATTCTGTCTGATCAATACCATTTGCAAGATGTATTGGAACGATCTGATCAGGTTATGGCTGTGGCAAAAGACTTGTTTGGGGATGCTCCTCGCACACGAACAG GTTTCCCTAATGTAACAATGGCTCCTAACTGTGACCTAGAATCATCTCAAGGACCCATTGTACAAAAAGGTCATCCTCCCACTCAGCTTTCCATCCTTAGTGAATCTGTCATGGATTCCCAG GCTCTTAATGAAGTGGAAGAAGAAGTATTATCAATCTATCAATCAGAAGATGGACACCGTGACTCTCTGAATTTCAAATCCAGCATCAATTCTGGCAG GCTACTTCAGTTactgagagaagaaaattccTTGGTGAATTCTCAGCTATGGGCTGAAAAGGATATGAGAAAAACTACCTTATCACAGGAATCAAATGTGCCCTTGACTCCAACAACTGTTTCTCCATCATTGGATCAGTCAG CCCTCAATGATACCAGTGTAGTCAAAAGAATCCATTCAAGACTTCAgaatgaagatgaagaagagaCTGTAGACTCCACTTACACTGTGAGACAAGTGCTGAACCCGAActcaaggaaacaaaagcaaattgcAGCAAAAA tgaaaagaaaacaaactgcacaCAACTTTGCAAGGCAGAGGAGAGATGATTCTCCAGCTAATTCAATCCCCATTGACCTTCGGAGAGACAACAAATCCAGCCTAGATGTTCTCAACCGCATGATGCATGAAGTGGAGCATGAATTGGAGGAATATGAGCGATGTACGGGTCGTGAGGTTCAAAAGACTGAGAGAAGTGAAGGCCTTACTGGGTTTACCTTGTCACTGGTGAACGCTCTCTGTCGTTTGATGCGCTACCTCAAAGAG AGTGAAATGCAACTGCGTGAGAAAGAGATGATGAGACAGCAGCATGAGGAGATGTTGAATGAACACAGAGAACTGATTGATGCTCTGACTGCAGAAATACTTCTagtgagggaagaaaacagtacTATACAG AAGAAGCTTCAGCAATACATGATGGTAACAGATGAACAGCTCATCTCTCTCACAGAAGCATATAAAGGCCTCCTGTTGGTAGAACCTAGAAGAGAACAAAGTCCAAACAATTTTGGAATTGCAAGCAAAGGTCCGGTGAATGGCCAAG aaaaaccTGATTTGAGCAATTTTGAGCCCAGGACTGATGCAGGCAACAGGGAAAATATGCTGCAATTCCCACAGGAAGAACTTCCTTTCAAGTTTTCCCTGAGACCAGGAGCCTCAGGTGGTGCAGGAACTGGTAGAAGCTTGCCAGCTCACATCttccagccagctgtgctgttgTCACCCCCCCGGCAGAAGAGCAATCAGGAATTGTCTCCCCTCCAGAATG AGTTAACAGCCATTTCTCAGTCTCCTGAAAACATCGAAAGAGAACCGTGCAAGGAAAGGAGTTCACCTTCCTCCCTGGGAACACAGAGCACAACTAAAGAAAACTGCCTCATCTCTCAAAGGCAACCAGTTCCTCCTGCAGACAAAGACTTGGAGAGTTCCCATGAGAAAATCAGTCTGTCCTGCCCAGGTGACACTAGGAAAAACAGCACAGCTGAAGAGTTATTTCAAAACAGTGATCTGCTAGGACAGATAGCTGAGCTCACACGGCAGAACTCTCTAATTAAAGCTCAACTGAGCAAATTCAGAGGCTTCTCTGAAGACACAAGTGACTGCCTACATCAGCCAGACCCAAAACGAAATGCAAGTCCTAGTCCAGACTCTTCACAAGGACAG ACTCATCTTGTGGTAACGAAGAGCTTGGAGGAAAGAATAGCAGAGCTGAATCGTCAGAGTACAGAAGCTCGTGATAAACTGTTGCAGCTAATAGACCAGCAGAAATTAGCTGCTGCCGATATGGTCCCTCCAATGACATCTCCTGTTCTGCCACCATCCCTAAATTATACCG AAAATGCAAGGAGGACAATTGAAGTGTCTCTTCCCATGGCAGTTGCTATGGACAGCTCCAAAGAAGATAGTGTTTCCCCTGCCAGTATGACTAGTATAAGAAG GTCTGTAGGAGACTCTAGCAAACCTTGTTCACCCCTAAGTGCCACATCAGAAAGTGTGAAAATAACTCCTGTCAGCCAAAGACCAAA
- the SPICE1 gene encoding spindle and centriole-associated protein 1 isoform X2, whose product MSLLRGPRPRAAGRKGPRRPAAMVRRDWDSTVHDLTVHRATPEDILRRHEIHKSKNKVLAHLELQEKALKRKWKKQKQLAADSSEKRKLTLMREILSDQYHLQDVLERSDQVMAVAKDLFGDAPRTRTGFPNVTMAPNCDLESSQGPIVQKGHPPTQLSILSESVMDSQALNEVEEEVLSIYQSEDGHRDSLNFKSSINSGRLLQLLREENSLVNSQLWAEKDMRKTTLSQESNVPLTPTTVSPSLDQSALNDTSVVKRIHSRLQNEDEEETVDSTYTVRQVLNPNSRKQKQIAAKMKRKQTAHNFARQRRDDSPANSIPIDLRRDNKSSLDVLNRMMHEVEHELEEYERCTGREVQKTERSEGLTGFTLSLVNALCRLMRYLKESEMQLREKEMMRQQHEEMLNEHRELIDALTAEILLVREENSTIQKKLQQYMMVTDEQLISLTEAYKGLLLVEPRREQSPNNFGIASKGPVNGQEKPDLSNFEPRTDAGNRENMLQFPQEELPFKFSLRPGASGGAGTGRSLPAHIFQPAVLLSPPRQKSNQELSPLQNELTAISQSPENIEREPCKERSSPSSLGTQSTTKENCLISQRQPVPPADKDLESSHEKISLSCPGDTRKNSTAEELFQNSDLLGQIAELTRQNSLIKAQLSKFRGFSEDTSDCLHQPDPKRNASPSPDSSQGQTHLVVTKSLEERIAELNRQSTEARDKLLQLIDQQKLAAADMVPPMTSPVLPPSLNYTENARRTIEVSLPMAVAMDSSKEDSVSPASMTSIRRSVGDSSKPCSPLSATSESVKITPVSQRPKVEKQKEEGWFALSMHIM is encoded by the exons aTGTCGCTGCTGCGCGGGCCGCGGCCCCGGGCCGCCGGCAGGAAGGGCCCCAGGAGGCCGGCGGCGATGGTTAGGCGGGACTGGGAC AGTACTGTCCATGATTTGACAGTCCACCGTGCGACTCCTGAGGACATA CTGCGTCGCCACGAAATACACAAATCAAAAAACAAAGTACTTGCACATCTGGAATTGCaagagaaagcactgaaaagaaaatggaagaagcaAAAACAACTGGCTGCTGATTCCTCCGAGAAAAGGAAATTGACTCTGATGCGTGAG ATTCTGTCTGATCAATACCATTTGCAAGATGTATTGGAACGATCTGATCAGGTTATGGCTGTGGCAAAAGACTTGTTTGGGGATGCTCCTCGCACACGAACAG GTTTCCCTAATGTAACAATGGCTCCTAACTGTGACCTAGAATCATCTCAAGGACCCATTGTACAAAAAGGTCATCCTCCCACTCAGCTTTCCATCCTTAGTGAATCTGTCATGGATTCCCAG GCTCTTAATGAAGTGGAAGAAGAAGTATTATCAATCTATCAATCAGAAGATGGACACCGTGACTCTCTGAATTTCAAATCCAGCATCAATTCTGGCAG GCTACTTCAGTTactgagagaagaaaattccTTGGTGAATTCTCAGCTATGGGCTGAAAAGGATATGAGAAAAACTACCTTATCACAGGAATCAAATGTGCCCTTGACTCCAACAACTGTTTCTCCATCATTGGATCAGTCAG CCCTCAATGATACCAGTGTAGTCAAAAGAATCCATTCAAGACTTCAgaatgaagatgaagaagagaCTGTAGACTCCACTTACACTGTGAGACAAGTGCTGAACCCGAActcaaggaaacaaaagcaaattgcAGCAAAAA tgaaaagaaaacaaactgcacaCAACTTTGCAAGGCAGAGGAGAGATGATTCTCCAGCTAATTCAATCCCCATTGACCTTCGGAGAGACAACAAATCCAGCCTAGATGTTCTCAACCGCATGATGCATGAAGTGGAGCATGAATTGGAGGAATATGAGCGATGTACGGGTCGTGAGGTTCAAAAGACTGAGAGAAGTGAAGGCCTTACTGGGTTTACCTTGTCACTGGTGAACGCTCTCTGTCGTTTGATGCGCTACCTCAAAGAG AGTGAAATGCAACTGCGTGAGAAAGAGATGATGAGACAGCAGCATGAGGAGATGTTGAATGAACACAGAGAACTGATTGATGCTCTGACTGCAGAAATACTTCTagtgagggaagaaaacagtacTATACAG AAGAAGCTTCAGCAATACATGATGGTAACAGATGAACAGCTCATCTCTCTCACAGAAGCATATAAAGGCCTCCTGTTGGTAGAACCTAGAAGAGAACAAAGTCCAAACAATTTTGGAATTGCAAGCAAAGGTCCGGTGAATGGCCAAG aaaaaccTGATTTGAGCAATTTTGAGCCCAGGACTGATGCAGGCAACAGGGAAAATATGCTGCAATTCCCACAGGAAGAACTTCCTTTCAAGTTTTCCCTGAGACCAGGAGCCTCAGGTGGTGCAGGAACTGGTAGAAGCTTGCCAGCTCACATCttccagccagctgtgctgttgTCACCCCCCCGGCAGAAGAGCAATCAGGAATTGTCTCCCCTCCAGAATG AGTTAACAGCCATTTCTCAGTCTCCTGAAAACATCGAAAGAGAACCGTGCAAGGAAAGGAGTTCACCTTCCTCCCTGGGAACACAGAGCACAACTAAAGAAAACTGCCTCATCTCTCAAAGGCAACCAGTTCCTCCTGCAGACAAAGACTTGGAGAGTTCCCATGAGAAAATCAGTCTGTCCTGCCCAGGTGACACTAGGAAAAACAGCACAGCTGAAGAGTTATTTCAAAACAGTGATCTGCTAGGACAGATAGCTGAGCTCACACGGCAGAACTCTCTAATTAAAGCTCAACTGAGCAAATTCAGAGGCTTCTCTGAAGACACAAGTGACTGCCTACATCAGCCAGACCCAAAACGAAATGCAAGTCCTAGTCCAGACTCTTCACAAGGACAG ACTCATCTTGTGGTAACGAAGAGCTTGGAGGAAAGAATAGCAGAGCTGAATCGTCAGAGTACAGAAGCTCGTGATAAACTGTTGCAGCTAATAGACCAGCAGAAATTAGCTGCTGCCGATATGGTCCCTCCAATGACATCTCCTGTTCTGCCACCATCCCTAAATTATACCG AAAATGCAAGGAGGACAATTGAAGTGTCTCTTCCCATGGCAGTTGCTATGGACAGCTCCAAAGAAGATAGTGTTTCCCCTGCCAGTATGACTAGTATAAGAAG GTCTGTAGGAGACTCTAGCAAACCTTGTTCACCCCTAAGTGCCACATCAGAAAGTGTGAAAATAACTCCTGTCAGCCAAAGACCAAAG